A window from Megalobrama amblycephala isolate DHTTF-2021 linkage group LG9, ASM1881202v1, whole genome shotgun sequence encodes these proteins:
- the zgc:86598 gene encoding STKc_CK2_alpha domain-containing protein isoform X1: MSGPVTSRSRVYPDVNTQRPREYWDYESHVVEWGNQDDYQLVRKLGRGKYSEVFEAINITNNEKVVVKILKPVKKKKIKREIKILENLRGGPNIITLLDIVKDPVSRTPALVFEHVNNTDFKQLYQTLSDYDIRFYMYEILKALDYCHSMGIMHRDVKPHNVMIDHEHRKLRLIDWGLAEFYHPSQEYNVRVASRYFKGPELLVDYQMYDYSLDMWSLGCMLASMIFRKEPFFHGHDNYDQLVRIAKVLGTEDLYDYIDKYNIELDPRFNDILGRHSRKRWERFVHSENQHLVSTEALDFLDKLLRYDHQARLTAREAMEHPYFYPIVKDQARMGSTSGLSTGSTPVSTSSMITGGVTSMSSSQPMANIAGSPVISSPSALATQVAAAAGAQP; encoded by the exons ATGTCCGGCCCTGTCACGAGTCGATCCCGCGTTTATCCAGACGTCAACACACAGAGACCGCGGGAATACTGGGACTATGAATCTCACGTCGTAGAGTGGGG GAATCAAGATGACTACCAGCTGGTGCGGAAACTCGGCAGAGGAAAATACAGCGAAGTGTTTGAAGCCATCAACATCACAAACAACGAGAAAGTAGTCGTCAAAATACTCAAG CCagtaaagaagaagaaaatcaaGCGGGAAATCAAAATTTTGGAGAATTTGAGAGGCGGCCCCAACATCATCACACTTCTAGACATTGTCAAGGATCCAGTG TCTCGAACCCCAGCTCTGGTTTTTGAACATGTGAACAACACAGACTTCAAG CAATTGTATCAAACGCTATCAGACTACGACATTCGGTTCTACATGTACGAGATCCTAAAG GCTTTGGACTACTGCCACAGTATGGGAATTATGCATCGAGACGTTAAGCCACACAACGTAATGATCGACCATGAACACAGAAAG CTGCGTCTGATAGACTGGGGCTTAGCCGAGTTTTATCACCCCAGTCAGGAGTACAACGTCAGGGTGGCGTCTCGATATTTCAAAGGACCTGAACTGCTTGTGGACTATCAG ATGTATGACTACAGTTTAGACATGTGGAGCTTAGGCTGCATGTTGGCGAGTATGATCTTCCGGAAAGAGCCTTTTTTCCATGGACACGACAACTATGATCAG CTTGTACGGATTGCCAAAGTCCTGGGCACAGAGGACCTCTACGACTACATCGACAAATACAACATTGAGCTCGACCCACGGTTCAATGACATTTTGGGAAG ACATTCCCGGAAAAGGTGGGAACGGTTTGTCCACAGCGAGAACCAGCATCTGGTCAGTACCGAAGCTCTGGACTTCCTGGACAAACTGTTGCGTTACGACCACCAAGCTCGCCTCACCGCCCGCGAGGCCATGGAGCACCCTTATTTCT ATCCCATTGTGAAGGACCAGGCGAGGATGGGCTCCACTTCAGGACTGTCCACTGGCTCCACTCCAGTCAGCACGTCCAGTATGATCACAG GAGGCGTCACATCCATGTCCTCATCCCAGCCGATGGCCAACATCGCAGGTTCTCCTGTCATCTCGTCTCCCAGTGCTCTTGCCACACAGGTTGCTGCAGCCGCCGGCGCCCAGCCCTGA
- the zgc:86598 gene encoding STKc_CK2_alpha domain-containing protein isoform X2 — translation MSGPVTSRSRVYPDVNTQRPREYWDYESHVVEWGNQDDYQLVRKLGRGKYSEVFEAINITNNEKVVVKILKPVKKKKIKREIKILENLRGGPNIITLLDIVKDPVSRTPALVFEHVNNTDFKALDYCHSMGIMHRDVKPHNVMIDHEHRKLRLIDWGLAEFYHPSQEYNVRVASRYFKGPELLVDYQMYDYSLDMWSLGCMLASMIFRKEPFFHGHDNYDQLVRIAKVLGTEDLYDYIDKYNIELDPRFNDILGRHSRKRWERFVHSENQHLVSTEALDFLDKLLRYDHQARLTAREAMEHPYFYPIVKDQARMGSTSGLSTGSTPVSTSSMITGGVTSMSSSQPMANIAGSPVISSPSALATQVAAAAGAQP, via the exons ATGTCCGGCCCTGTCACGAGTCGATCCCGCGTTTATCCAGACGTCAACACACAGAGACCGCGGGAATACTGGGACTATGAATCTCACGTCGTAGAGTGGGG GAATCAAGATGACTACCAGCTGGTGCGGAAACTCGGCAGAGGAAAATACAGCGAAGTGTTTGAAGCCATCAACATCACAAACAACGAGAAAGTAGTCGTCAAAATACTCAAG CCagtaaagaagaagaaaatcaaGCGGGAAATCAAAATTTTGGAGAATTTGAGAGGCGGCCCCAACATCATCACACTTCTAGACATTGTCAAGGATCCAGTG TCTCGAACCCCAGCTCTGGTTTTTGAACATGTGAACAACACAGACTTCAAG GCTTTGGACTACTGCCACAGTATGGGAATTATGCATCGAGACGTTAAGCCACACAACGTAATGATCGACCATGAACACAGAAAG CTGCGTCTGATAGACTGGGGCTTAGCCGAGTTTTATCACCCCAGTCAGGAGTACAACGTCAGGGTGGCGTCTCGATATTTCAAAGGACCTGAACTGCTTGTGGACTATCAG ATGTATGACTACAGTTTAGACATGTGGAGCTTAGGCTGCATGTTGGCGAGTATGATCTTCCGGAAAGAGCCTTTTTTCCATGGACACGACAACTATGATCAG CTTGTACGGATTGCCAAAGTCCTGGGCACAGAGGACCTCTACGACTACATCGACAAATACAACATTGAGCTCGACCCACGGTTCAATGACATTTTGGGAAG ACATTCCCGGAAAAGGTGGGAACGGTTTGTCCACAGCGAGAACCAGCATCTGGTCAGTACCGAAGCTCTGGACTTCCTGGACAAACTGTTGCGTTACGACCACCAAGCTCGCCTCACCGCCCGCGAGGCCATGGAGCACCCTTATTTCT ATCCCATTGTGAAGGACCAGGCGAGGATGGGCTCCACTTCAGGACTGTCCACTGGCTCCACTCCAGTCAGCACGTCCAGTATGATCACAG GAGGCGTCACATCCATGTCCTCATCCCAGCCGATGGCCAACATCGCAGGTTCTCCTGTCATCTCGTCTCCCAGTGCTCTTGCCACACAGGTTGCTGCAGCCGCCGGCGCCCAGCCCTGA